GGGTATCTAGGAAAATCACTGCATCTTCCGTGTTGAGAAATACAGTGCGGTAGGAAATGGGGGAGACCTCAAACAGTTTGCCGCGAAATAGCCCCACAACCACGATCAAACCGCTCAGAGCAAAACTAACCGGAGTCAGATCTAACCCATAGAAATGGACTCTTGCCAACAGGTACAACAGGCTGGAAAAGAAGGGAATAATCGACGCAGACAGCAGTATCAAAATCTGTTGTCGATAGATCTGGGAACTGGCGAAATAGGCGTTGAGGAGAACGCCGACGCCCCCTAGCAGAAGCAAGTAGTTATAGGGCATCATCACATAGCTAAACCACCAGCCATGCTCAATCATCAGTTGGGGAGCAGGGGTATGCCCTAGTTCTACAGAAGCCCAAATCAGACCATGCCAGGGATCTGTAAAGGCAAAGATCATGCTCAGCAATGGCAACACCATCATCCCTCTCGTTCTCTGGATGCTCAGACGAGAATCGTTATGGGTGTATTGCAGGGTAAAGACTAGCCAAAAGACGGCAAAAAACGGAATGCCGAGGTATTGCAGTTTGCCGAAAACGATGCGAGGGGTGGCTTCAGTGCTGAGATATTCTAAGACCGCAAAGAAGCACCAGATAAAGAGGCTGAGAATACATCCAAAGAAGGATTTTGCTCCCGTAACGGCCCGTCGTTGCCATACATAGATAGCAATACTGCCTGTAGCAAAAGCTGCGATCGCAGGTAGAAGCGCTAGGAGGTAGTAAATCAGCATGGTCGGTCTTGAATTAGCACCATCGTAGCCCTAATTCTGTTGCCCCCGCCAGAGTATAGGAGGCAAATTCTCTTTTTTCGGTGGCTTGTTTTTCTAAAAAAACTTTTTGCAGCGGGCTAAGACGCAAAATTCAGCCGAGAAGGTTGGATGGGCTTGCAGAAAGTTAGCCAATTTGTGTTAGCCTAAATTGTGCTGAATATCCAGCACCACGCGGGTGTAGTTTAGTGGTAAAACCTTAGCCTTCCAAGCTAATGATGGGGGTTCGATTCCCCCCACCCGCTTTACAAAATATACATTCCAGAATTATTTGGCTCTTGTCCGCTTTTGGTGATTCAGAAAATGTGTTGTAATTCTGCTCACAGATAAAAACTAAACAAGGCCGAACTCCCTAATCTACCGTTATAAGTCTCAATCAATTTAGCAAATAATGAGGCTCTAAATTGTATCTCTTACTCAGCTCACCAAAAGAGGTCAAGACTCAATTGTTTGTCCGTCTTCCAGAATCAATGTCACAAAACTAGAAATGTGACTGGTATTTTGGGGATATCTTGGGTGTTATTGTTCTCGACCGAAGAACGCAAAACCTTCTCTCCTCAAAGATTTCTGAGCATTTCAAGCTCATTCAATCTCGATGCTTTTTTAAGAATCTTCCTAATTTCAAATGGACCGAATAAAAGTTTCTGGTTCGTTTTTCAGAATTAGTGCGCATCATCAGCTGTGAAAAGCAGCAACACTTTTTGTTGTTCGAGTGCATACAAGTGTTATGACTTATTATTGGCCCATTCATCCCAGTAGTCTTTGCAAAGGGCACCAAGCTCTTCTATTGAATACCCCTTTCCCGCCTCATCAGTAACTTCAACAGAAGTAGCGGAGAAGTGAAGCTCGCCACCACAGTAGTCAAATTCTGGTAAATGCTGGTCACAAGCAACCTTTATTTGGTCTTCTTCATAATTTCCTTCCAGAATCCCAAGCTCTGATTTAAAAATAGTTTTTGCATCTCTCAATACTTTAGGTTCAGACTTCCAGTCACTTGGCCAAGTGGAAAAATGTAAATTCCTCACGTTGTCTAAGCGAAGCATAAACTTCCGAAAAGGAGGGTTGATTCTCTCAGCCAGATACTGGATTTCAACCTCAATTAGCAATGAACTATTTTTCTGATGACCATTAACAATGTCGCCATCATGAAAAATGGAAAAGACATTACTAATATTTTCAGAGCCTTCAATCTTGATAGACATAGGATTGCGACAAGTGAGTGTCCGTTGGGGATACGCCCGGATTTGAGACAACGGTGTATTTGTTTTCCGCGATTGCAGGCACATCGGCTACAAGTCGGGGCTGTCAGGCCAGCCTTTGGATGCAGCCATTGCAATCTTGATCCGAGCCAAAGCCTCTGGAACACCGATTGCCATAAAGGTAACGTGTGATCCTGACACTGGGAGTTCGCCTTCTGGAGGATGGTATGACATTCTGAAACATCCATCGTAATAGTGTTCGATTATTACATGATGGTCGCCAGCTTCATATTCCGATACCGACATTAGGCACAGCGAATCGTGTGAAGTTAGGACCCAAACATCGGTGTTCGGTAATTCAGCATCGAGTTTTGGAATCAGATCACGCATCGCAGCGTACCATTTGCGAATCTGTTCGCTGTCTGATTCGTTGTCACAATAATGGTCAAGAATGTTCCCACCTTGCGATTCTGAACGGACTAGCGGCATGAACGACAATTCCTGCACGGGATAACTATGGTTATACGTCACGTGACGTATAACATCCTCCTCTAAAGGATTAAATTAATACGCCTCATCTGGGTAGATATGCGACACATTGGCAGTTAATAATTCTCGTCATTCATAATATTGAAGTCACCACCCCATGAATAATAGTGTCATCGGCAATCGTTTGAACTTTTATCTTCACTCGCCCTCTCTTACCGCGAATGCTTCAAGAAAAAGTCAATAATCATGGCACCAGCATTGATATCCTTCGACACTCTGCCAATCAATTTAGGTTTCAGGTATTGCGCACCACCAGGCCAAGTGTGACCCCCACCAATCACTTTTACAAGCGTTACCTCTGTCTGATCAGCACAACCCGTATATTGCTCCATCTCAACCCTAGTACTATCGTTGGGATTCTTATCTGGGAGTGATATTTTCTTCGGCGTAGCTTGACAGTTATTTTGAAGACGAAAATGCTCAATGGTATCGGCAGTCGAGAGGATTTCGCCACGACTGCGGCCAAACCTAAACAGACGAACATGCCCACCCTGATATGGCACAATCGGATCCTCCGTTCCGTTGACGATCATGACTGAAATCGGTTGCTTAGGAGTCTTATCCTGAAGAGCGAGGGGAAGTTGGGCTGTTACAGGTGCGATCGCAGCTATCTTGTCCGACAGATCTAACGCCAAGCGAACTGACATAAACCCACCATTAGAAATGCCGGTAACGTAAACCCTTTGGGAGTCAACGCCATAGTCATCTATCATCCGGTCAATGACTTTGGAAATAAAGCCAACATCATCGTAGGATTTATTTCGCTTCAGATGCTGAGTACGCCCATCACTCCATTGGCGATTCATGCCATCTGGGAAAACCAAAATGACGCCTCGCTGATTAGCAATGGTCTTCAACTGGCCTTGAGACAGCGCTTGATCAAACTGGCGTCCCGTTCCACCGCCCCCATGAAGAGCCAGTACCAAGGGCAGTGACTTCTGTTGTTTAAATTCCTCAGGTAAATAAATATGATAGGTGCGCGGGATACCTTCATGCCTAACCCGTTCCGTCAGGCTTCTGGC
The Acaryochloris marina S15 genome window above contains:
- a CDS encoding PHB depolymerase family esterase, whose protein sequence is MRRLDWAAVGFGVCMVSSSILLCVGCHASSVTPPNPTISSARSLTERVRHEGIPRTYHIYLPEEFKQQKSLPLVLALHGGGGTGRQFDQALSQGQLKTIANQRGVILVFPDGMNRQWSDGRTQHLKRNKSYDDVGFISKVIDRMIDDYGVDSQRVYVTGISNGGFMSVRLALDLSDKIAAIAPVTAQLPLALQDKTPKQPISVMIVNGTEDPIVPYQGGHVRLFRFGRSRGEILSTADTIEHFRLQNNCQATPKKISLPDKNPNDSTRVEMEQYTGCADQTEVTLVKVIGGGHTWPGGAQYLKPKLIGRVSKDINAGAMIIDFFLKHSR